The DNA sequence AAGGAACCCCTATGTTATTTCAGTATCCAGTTGTTTGAATGTATTTTTGAATATAAAATAGGAGAAATTCATGAAAAAAGTTATTTCTGTGACCATTTTAGTGCTGATAATACTACTTTCTGCCGCAGAAGTTAAGAAAGTAACATCAGTCGGATTTGGAGAAACACCCGAAAAAGCATTGGACAATGCTTTAAGAGAAGGTTTGGCAAAAGTTGTAGGAATGTATATGTCATCATCTACATTTGTAAAAAACTACCAGACGATAAATGACGAGATAACTTCATTTTCTAATGGTTACATTGAAGATTACAAAGTTGTTTCTACAAAAAAAGATGATGGTGGATTAGTTGAAGTCAGTGTAGAGATGAGTGTTAAGACCGGTATTCTTATCACAAAGTTGAAAGAGCTGAATATTGCGACCATTGGAGTTAAAGTAGATAAGGATTTTGTTGAAAAAGATCTTAAAATGCAGAATGTCACAAAGGTTAATCAGGAAAAACTTGCAGAAGAATATTATAAGCAGATAGTTGAGCCTATTAAGTTGAACAAATCGCACTTTATTAAGATCAACAGTTTCAAAGCTTACGAAATTACAGATATTCCGAAAACCCATTACGGAGGTCTTGTCAAAATTAAAGACATCAATTCTGGAGAAGAGGAAGAATTTGAGCATAATATATACCTGCATGCCGACAATAAATATGATTTTATGGATAAATATTATGTCCTGAAAGTTAACTATGAATATGGAATTACGGATAAATATTATAACAATTGTGTCAGTTTCATGGATGCTGCATTTAAGAAGGTAGAAGGCAGTA is a window from the Candidatus Delongbacteria bacterium genome containing:
- a CDS encoding LPP20 family lipoprotein, with amino-acid sequence MKKVISVTILVLIILLSAAEVKKVTSVGFGETPEKALDNALREGLAKVVGMYMSSSTFVKNYQTINDEITSFSNGYIEDYKVVSTKKDDGGLVEVSVEMSVKTGILITKLKELNIATIGVKVDKDFVEKDLKMQNVTKVNQEKLAEEYYKQIVEPIKLNKSHFIKINSFKAYEITDIPKTHYGGLVKIKDINSGEEEEFEHNIYLHADNKYDFMDKYYVLKVNYEYGITDKYYNNCVSFMDAAFKKVEGSIKPEELDGADKIIVSKVTSLMKTGMPDNVYQLDGRTLNKLKKYFQGSRDKQSYKLDFKFKAYDKSGFPMLDFNFVPSRDISEKNNIMAFYGASEPRNIPVPYSKYKNLLNDERFDLAQKETLCKGVLVIDSRNDLVNSTFNNEGNFYILNEDYGINFNVYMVVPKTMVTDIAEIKGELTTE